A segment of the Alistipes communis genome:
CGCTCTTCGAGGGGCTGCCGGAGCACTTCGAGCACGTTGCGGCCGAATTCGGGCAGCTCGTCCAGAAAGAGGATGCCGTTGTGCGCCAGCGACACTTCGCCCGGACGGGGCGACTGTCCGCCGCCGATGAGCGCCACCTGCGACGAGAGGTGGTGCGGTGCGCGGAAGGGCCGTTCGGCGAGCAGGCCGCGGTGCGCTCCGATCTTGCCCGCGACGGAGTGGATCTTGGTCGTTTCGAGCGCTTCGTCGAGCGTCAGCGGCGGCAGGATCGAGGGCAGCCGGCGTGCGAGCATCGTCTTGCCCGAACCCGGCGCGCCGATCATCAGCACGTTGTGGCCGCCCGCCGCCGCGATTTCGAGCGCCCGCTTGACGGCCGCCTGCCCCTTGACGTCGGCGAAATCTTCGGCGTAGCCGCCCTCTTCCTCCGCGAAGGCGGCGGAAGCTGCCGCCGGTGCGATCGTCCGGTCGCCGCGCAGGTACTCCACCGTCTCGCCCAGCGATGCCGCACCGATCACCTCCACGCCCTCGACCACGGCCGCTTCGCAGGCGTTGTCGCACGGGACGATCAGACGCCGCAGCCCCTCTTCGCGGGCCTTGACGGCCATCGGAAGGATGCCGCGCACAGGTTTGAGCGTCCCGTCGAGCGACAGTTCGCCCGCCAGCATCGTCCCGTCGAGCGCCTCGGCCGGAACCTGCTCCGTGGCGGCGAGGATGCCCACGGCGATCGGCAGGTCGAAACCCGCCCCCTCCTTGCGCAGATCGGCCGGAGCGAGGTTGACCACCAGCTTCTTGCCCGTCATCCGCAGCCCCGTGTTTTCGAAGGCTGAGCGAATGCGCTGTTCGCTCTCCTTGACGGCGTTGTCGGGCAGCCCGACCAAAAAGAGGCCCAGTTGTCCGGCCGCGGCGACGTTGACCTCGACCGAGACCGTCACGGCGTCGATGCCTGCGACGGCTCCTGCTGCGATACGGACGAACATGGCCTTAGAAGGGGGCTTCGTCGCCGAGCGGGCGGGGCGTGATGTCGAATTCGGTGGAGACCATCGATGCGGGACCGGGGGCGAAGCCTGCCGGTGCGTTCGAATCGCTGGCGAAATCGTCGTACTGCTGCCCCGGTGCGGGCGCGCCGCCCGGCAGCAGGTCGGCGTCGTCGATGTCGGCGAAGCGCGCCTGATCTTTCAGGAAGCGCAGCTTGACGTCGGTCACGGCGCCGTTGCGGTGCTTGGCGATGATCAGCTCGGCCATACCCGCCGTGGGCATTCCGTTCTCGTCCTGGTTGATGCCGTAGTATTCGGGACGGTGGATGAAGGCCACGATGTCGGCGTCCTGCTCGATGGCGCCCGACTCGCGCAGGTCCGACAGCTGCGGCCGCTTCGAGCCGCCGCGCAACTCGGTCGAACGGTTCAGCTGCGAAAGGGCGATGATCGGGACGTTGAGCTCCTTGGCGATGGCTTTGAGCGTGCGCGAGATGAACGACACCTCCTGCTCGCGGTTGCCTCCCTTGGCGGCCTGCGGGCCGCCGGTCATCAGTTGCAGGTAGTCGATCATGATGATCTTGATGTCGTTATGTATTTTCAGACGGCGCGCCTTCGAGCGGAACTCGAAGACCGACAGCGCCGGCGTGTCGTCGATGAAGAGTTTGGCGCTTCCCAGCGGCTTGGTGGCCGATTCGAGGTGGCGCCACTGTTCGGGCGAGAGCCGTCCCAGTTTGAGATCGTTGCCCGGTATGCCCGTCTCGGCCACCACCAGACGCATCATGAGCTGGTGCGCCGGCATTTCGAGCGAGAAGAAGGCGACCGCCTGCTCGTGGTCGACCGACATGTTGCGCGCCATGGTGAGCGTGAAGGCCGTCTTACCCATCGAGGGGCGGGCGGCGATGATGATCAGATCCGACGGCTGCCAGCCCATCGTCACGCGGTCGAGCGCCATGAAGCCCGACGGCACGCCGTTGAAGGCGCTCTTGTTCTTGGCGTTCTCCTCGATCTGCGCCAGCGTGCGCGCCAGCACGTCGGCTGCCGACTGCACGGAGCGTTTCACGTGTCCTTCGGCCACCTTGAAGATCTCCTGCTCGGCGAAGCCGATCAGGTCCGTCACGTCGGTCGATTCGTCGTAGGAACGGCGCTGAATTTCCGTGGCCGAGCGGATCAGTTCGCGCTGCACGTACTTCTGCGCCACGATTTTGGCGTGGAACTCGACGTTGGCGGCCGAACCGACCTTCTGCGTGAGCTGCGCCAGATAGGAGGCGCCGCCCACCTTTTTGAGCTCCTTCTTGACTTTGAGCCGCTCGGTGACGGTGTAGAGGTCAATCGGCTTCAACTCCGACGACAGCTCCTCGATGGCGCGGTAGATCAACCGGTGCTCCTCGGTGTAGAAGGCTTCGGGGGTGACGAATTCCTGTACGGTGATGATCGAGTCCTTTTCGAGCATCAGCGCACCCAGCACGGCCTCTTCCAGTTCGACGGCCTGCGGCGGGACGTTGCCACCCATTTCGGTCAGTGCGGCGTAGGCTTCGCGGTTGCGTGCGGACGGTGTCGTATTGTTTTCTTGTGACATGGCATTCGGTTTCGGATTCAAAATTACGCAAAGCTGCGCAATAAATAAAATTAAGCGTGAAAAATAAAATATCCGTCCGCATAAACGGCCGGAGACGTTTCGTGCCGAGAGGAGCATCGCCCGGCGATGTCGGCAGTCCGTCACCGCCCCGCGCGGCGGCCTGCAACTCGCTCCGGCTCGTGCGGCTCCTTCGCCGACGGCGAACCGGAGCTGCATCCGCACCGTTCGCAGAGCGTCTGACGGTACATTTTCCCGCCCGTCATCCGTCGAGGCCGAACTCCCGCTGCGGGACGGCCAGCACCGCGACGCTCAGCCGGCAGTCGGGCGCGGTGCGCAGGATCGTCTCGGCGCATGAGAGCAGTGTGGCGCCCGTAGTGAGCACGTCGTCCACCAGCAGGAGATGGTGCCCCGCGAGCCTTTCGGGACGGCGTACGGCGAAGATTCCCTCGACGTTGTCCCACCGCTCGGCGTGGCGGTGGAGCGCCTGTGCGGGGTTGTTGCGGATGCGGCGGACGCTGTGGCGGTCGACTTCGGCGCGGAGCGCGCGGGCGATCCCCTCGGCCAGGTACTCCGCCTGATTGTAGCCGCGGCGCAACCGTTTGCGCCAGTGGAGCGGCACGGGGACGATCCGGTCCACCGTGTCGTAGAGGCCGCTGTCGGCCAGGCAGTGACCGTACCATACGCCCATATCGCGTGCAAGGCGCCATGCGCCGTCGTATTTGAAGCGGTGGATCAGCTCGCGCCACCCGCTGCCGGGGATGAAGTAGAGGAAGGCCGAGGCCTGTTCGACGGGAACCAGCGCCGAGAGCCGCTCCCACAAGGGATTGTAGGTCGCATAGCAGAAGCCCGTGAGCGGCACGGCATAGCGGCAGCGGGTGCAGACCACGCGGCTGCCGGGCGGCATCTCGCCGCCGCAGACCGGACACCGCACGGGAAAGAGCAGCCGTCCGACGCCGCGCACCGTATC
Coding sequences within it:
- the dnaB gene encoding replicative DNA helicase; this encodes MSQENNTTPSARNREAYAALTEMGGNVPPQAVELEEAVLGALMLEKDSIITVQEFVTPEAFYTEEHRLIYRAIEELSSELKPIDLYTVTERLKVKKELKKVGGASYLAQLTQKVGSAANVEFHAKIVAQKYVQRELIRSATEIQRRSYDESTDVTDLIGFAEQEIFKVAEGHVKRSVQSAADVLARTLAQIEENAKNKSAFNGVPSGFMALDRVTMGWQPSDLIIIAARPSMGKTAFTLTMARNMSVDHEQAVAFFSLEMPAHQLMMRLVVAETGIPGNDLKLGRLSPEQWRHLESATKPLGSAKLFIDDTPALSVFEFRSKARRLKIHNDIKIIMIDYLQLMTGGPQAAKGGNREQEVSFISRTLKAIAKELNVPIIALSQLNRSTELRGGSKRPQLSDLRESGAIEQDADIVAFIHRPEYYGINQDENGMPTAGMAELIIAKHRNGAVTDVKLRFLKDQARFADIDDADLLPGGAPAPGQQYDDFASDSNAPAGFAPGPASMVSTEFDITPRPLGDEAPF
- a CDS encoding ComF family protein, with the translated sequence MSILSDTVRGVGRLLFPVRCPVCGGEMPPGSRVVCTRCRYAVPLTGFCYATYNPLWERLSALVPVEQASAFLYFIPGSGWRELIHRFKYDGAWRLARDMGVWYGHCLADSGLYDTVDRIVPVPLHWRKRLRRGYNQAEYLAEGIARALRAEVDRHSVRRIRNNPAQALHRHAERWDNVEGIFAVRRPERLAGHHLLLVDDVLTTGATLLSCAETILRTAPDCRLSVAVLAVPQREFGLDG
- a CDS encoding YifB family Mg chelatase-like AAA ATPase — its product is MFVRIAAGAVAGIDAVTVSVEVNVAAAGQLGLFLVGLPDNAVKESEQRIRSAFENTGLRMTGKKLVVNLAPADLRKEGAGFDLPIAVGILAATEQVPAEALDGTMLAGELSLDGTLKPVRGILPMAVKAREEGLRRLIVPCDNACEAAVVEGVEVIGAASLGETVEYLRGDRTIAPAAASAAFAEEEGGYAEDFADVKGQAAVKRALEIAAAGGHNVLMIGAPGSGKTMLARRLPSILPPLTLDEALETTKIHSVAGKIGAHRGLLAERPFRAPHHLSSQVALIGGGQSPRPGEVSLAHNGILFLDELPEFGRNVLEVLRQPLEERRITVSRARYSVEYPANFTLVAAMNPCPCGYYNHPTRECTCPPGAVHRYLGRISGPLMDRIDLHIEVTPVSIQEMASAERGEPSAAIRRRVVRAHEVQRDRFRGVAGVYTNAMMTGRMVREYCPIDAEARTLLERAMERLSLSARAYDRILKVARTIADLAGDERIGTAPIAEAIGYRSLDRESWGR